In Meleagris gallopavo isolate NT-WF06-2002-E0010 breed Aviagen turkey brand Nicholas breeding stock chromosome 3, Turkey_5.1, whole genome shotgun sequence, one DNA window encodes the following:
- the FH gene encoding fumarate hydratase, mitochondrial encodes MKVERRTACVVSLIFHNSKGKHKMCLNKGTGFDVSEARSCPSCGIALARGAASRKIRRVLRAAREVGRCFGCTRDRSVISARPPKLFITSTQESFRIEYDTFGELKVPSDKYYGAQTVRSTMNFKIGGVSERMPVQVIRAFGILKRAAAEVNQDYGLDPKIANAIVKAADEVAAGKLNDHFPLVVWQTGSGTQTNMNVNEVISNRAIEILGGKLGSKIPVHPNDHVNKSQSSNDTFPTAMHIAAAQEVNEVLLPGLKKLQNALEAKSKEFSQIIKIGRTHTQDAVPLTLGQEFSGYVQQIKYGVARIESTMPRVYQLAAGGTAVGTGLNTRIGFAEKVAAKVAELTGLPFVTAPNKFEALAAHDALVELSGAMNTVACSLMKIANDIRFLGSGPRSGLGELILPENEPGSSIMPGKVNPTQCEAVTMVAAQVMGNHVAVTVGGSNGHFELNVFKPMMIKNVLNSARLLGDVCVSFTDNCVVGIQANTDRINKLMSESLMLVTALNPHIGYDKAAKIAKTAHKEGTTLKEAAIKLGFLTSDQFDQWVKPKDMLGPQ; translated from the exons GGGACGGGATTTGATGTGAGCGAGGCCCGGAGCTGCCCGAGCTGTGGCATAGCTCTGGCACGCGGAGCTGCTTCTAGAAAAATCCGGAGAGTCTTGCGGGCTGCTCGAGAAGTAGGGAGGTGCTTCGGCTGTACCCGAGACCGATCTGTGATCTCTGCCAGACCTCCTAAATTATTTATTACG TCCACTCAAGAGTCTTTTAGGATAGAATATGATACCTTTGGTGAACTGAAGGTCCCAAGTGACAAATACTATGGTGCTCAGACTGTAAGATCTACGATGAACTTCAAGATCGGAGGTGTTTCAGAAAGGATGCCA GTTCAAGTTATAAGGGCCTTTGGCATCTtgaagagagcagcagctgaagtaAATCAAGATTATGGTCTTGACCCAAAAATTGCCAATGCTATCGTAAAAGCAGCAGATGAG GTAGCTGCAGGAAAATTAAATGATCACTTTCCACTGGTGGTGTGGCAAACTGGGTCTGGAACTCAAACCAATATGAATGTCAATGAAGTCATCAGCAATAGAGCTATTGAAATACTGGGAGGCAAACTGGGCAGCAAAATTCCAGTACATCCAAATGATCACGTTAATAAGAGCCAG AGTTCAAATGACACTTTCCCAACAGCAATGCATATCGCTGCTGCCCAGGAAGTTAATGAGGTGTTGCTGCCTGGACTGAAGAAGCTACAGAATGCACTCGAAGCAAAATCCAAAGAGTTTTCCCAAATCATAAAAATAGGACGCACTCACACACAAGACGCTGTTCCGCTTACGCTTGGACAG GAATTTAGTGGCTATGTGCAACAAATTAAATACGGCGTGGCTAGGATTGAGTCAACCATGCCAAGAGTGTATCAGCTGGCAGCTGGTGGGACTGCAGTTGGTACAGGATTAAACACAAGAATTGGCTTTGCTGAGAAGGTTGCTGCTAAAGTGGCTGAACTGACGG GCTTGCCCTTTGTCACTGCTCCCAATAAATTTGAAGCTCTTGCAGCTCACGATGCTTTAGTTGAACTCAGCGGAGCTATGAACACAGTGGCATGTAGTCTGATGAAAATAGCTAATGATATTCGTTTCCTGGGATCTGGACCACGCTCTGGATTAGGAGAACTCATCCTGCCCGAAAATGAACCAGGAAGCAGTATCATGCCAG GAAAAGTGAATCCTACGCAGTGTGAAGCGGTTACCATGGTGGCAGCCCAGGTTATGGGAAACCACGTTGCTGTTACTGTAGGAGGTAGCAATGGGCACTTTGAGCTGAATGTTTTTAAGCCCATGATG attaaGAATGTTTTAAACTCTGCAAGACTTCTTGGAgatgtttgtgtttctttcacTGACAACTGTGTTGTTGGAATCCAAGCCAATACAGATAGGATCAACAAACTAATGAGTGAATCCCTGATGTTGGTAACAGCACTTAATCCACATATAG GATATGATAAAGCAGCTAAGATTGCCAAGACAGCACACAAAGAAGGGACAACATTAAAAGAAGCTGCAATCAAGTTGGGATTCCTCACATCAGACCAGTTTGACCAGTGGGTGAAGCCTAAAGATATGTTAGGTCCTCAGTAA